One Mercurialis annua linkage group LG3, ddMerAnnu1.2, whole genome shotgun sequence DNA window includes the following coding sequences:
- the LOC126672358 gene encoding uncharacterized protein LOC126672358, whose protein sequence is MVSESVNYINSLKLQVKPSSDDIITVLENGKEYTVNMVKRTCTCKKFDIDEIPCKHDVAFLADKKIEPYAYCSRYYTNAAMLATYSETVYPLEKEEEWIIP, encoded by the exons ATGGTATCTGAAAGCGTCAATTACATTAATTCACTGAAACTACAG GTGAAACCATCTTCAGATGATATCATAACAGTTCTCGAAAATGGTAAAGAATACACAGTCAATATGGTCAAGAGAACATGTACATGCAAAAAGTTTGATATCGATGAAATTCCTTGTAAACATGACGTAGCATTTCTAGCCGACAAGAAGATTGAACCTTATGCGTACTGTTCAAGATACTATACAAATGCAGCTATGTTAGCGACATATTCTGAAACCGTATATCCACTGGAGAAGGAAGAAGAATGGATTATTCCATAA